The sequence below is a genomic window from Candidatus Hydrogenedentota bacterium.
GAACGCCGCCTCGGCCGAGTTCGCGGCGCAAGGCGGCGTCCACCGTGTCACGTTCCGGCGTACGCCGCGATGGCGCTTCGCCGCCACCGGCGTAGGCTGCGCCGTCGCGATGGCGACGTTGGCGCGTCTCATGTCGTACATTCCCGACCGCGTCGAGGAACTCTACGCAAACGGTATCGGGGCCCGGATATCCCAAGCACTTTCCACGTTGACCGGAGTGGCCCCGTTCAGCTTTGCCGAATTACTGATCGCGTTTGTTGTACTGTGGCTGTTGGCGCCCGCAATTCCGGTCGTTTATGCGGTGCTGGCGCGGCGGCGCGGTGTGCGCAACGCCGTGGCCTGTGGCGCCGCGCGGACTGCGGGTTTCATGGGCTTTCTAGTCGCCATCTTTTACCTGTGCTGGGGGTTCAACTATTCCCGCGCGGCCCTGCCACTACGCATCGGATGGGATGACTCAGGTCTTGCGGCCCTGCCGCGCATGGGCACGCGCGAAGACCGCGACGAACTGGTCGCCCTGTGTACACAACTCGTCTTCATTACCAATCATTACTACACCGTCGCAACGGGCACACCGGAGGCCGAAGGGCGCAGCGAATTGAAGGCCACCGTGGCAGAAATCGACGAAGCCTTGGAGACCGGATTTGCGCGGGCGGCGCGGCTGCTCGACCTTGACCCGTCATTTGCGCAGACGCGCGGCCCGGCCAAAGCAGTTCTCGCCTCGCGCTTGATGAGCAGGTTGGGCGTCGCAGGATTCTATTCGCCTTGGACCGGCGAAGCGAACTACAACTACGAACTTCCACCTTTTCAACTGCCCCTGACCATCGCGCACGAAAAGGCCCACCAGCGTTGTGTCTCCAGCGAAGACGAGGCCAACTTCTTTGGTTTCCTGGCGTGTGCGCTGAGTGACAATCCTTATACTCGGTACTCGGGCTATCTCTTTGCACAACGGCAACTTTTGAACGAGCTGATCCGAATTGACCCTGCCGCGGCGCGTGCCCTTATTGCGTTGCGGTGCAAGGGCGTCCAGAGCGATGTGCTGTACAGTAAGTTCTTCTGGCGCATCTTCGGTGGTCGCGCCCAAGACCTTGGCCGCGCAGTAAATGACGCGTACCTCAAGGCTAATCGGGTGGACGCAGGAATGTTGTCATATCAGATGAGCGCACGATTGCTCGTTCTCTTCTCCCGACAATATGACGGGACCTGCGTTGTTTCATCGGACTGAGCGGGATTCTTCACACGAACAACATGTGGGATCGATGCTTGCTTTTCCCTTGACCCTTTGTTAGCATGCCGCGCGGGGAAACCGCCGAGAACAGCGGTTGCTGTGTATAAGGTGTGGATAAGAGCCAGTTTCCGGTCTACACCAGGCCCAATCCATTCTTTCGTCCAGCGCCGTGACGCCCGTGTTTTAGCGCAGGTTTGTACTCGATATCGCCGCCGAGCACTGGATAATCCTGGTCTGATAAGGAACTGGAATATAAGTAGTTGTGCACTGTGGTGAAATCTACTGCGGCACACTTCCGAGTGAAAGTTGAATATGTAGAACTTCGTGTAGAACCTGTGGATAGCCGGCATCTGTATGTTAGCACTTGCGCTGGATCGCGCTGTGGATAAGTAAAGATGCGTTCATTCACTTCTACTTCTAATAAGCTGTGGATAGCCGGATGATTTCGAGGTGGATAGTGAGTGCTTCTCCGGCTAATTACTAACCGCATGGTAGGGTTGAAGAGACAGTGGATCGCCCGACTGTGTAAAGGTAATGCAAGATTGGACCGTTTTTACAGGATTCACTCACGTCACATCTTGAGTAAAGGTAACTCGTTAAAGCACGTATCCACACTTTCGATACGCTTACTATTAAGACTACGAGTTTTAGATACAAAATAGATAGAGAATTCTGACCAAGAACCGCGCTGAATCCGAGTAGTGGAGAAGATCGAATGAAGATTAGCATCCCACGGCAAGAGTTGCTCGATGCCGTCAACAAAGTGAAGACCGTTGTGTCGCCAAAGTCGGCGCTGCCGATCCTTTCGCACATCCTGATGGAGGCCGACGAATCTCAGCTTAAACTGACCGCCACCGATCTCAAAGTCAGTATCGAGTGTACAGTCGATTGTACGGTGAAAGAAGCGGGTTCGTTAACTGTCTCGTCGCAACGTTTGTCGTCCATTCTTGCCGAATTACCGGAGGGCGAGATCACGCTTGACCTCGCAGGTAATAACGTGATCAATCTCGAATGCGGCAAGATTAAGACAAAGTTGTTCAGTATGAGTGCGGAGGAATTCCCGCCTGTTCGCGCGTTCGAGGGCATCGAGCCCCTGGCCATCGAACAGAAGCTGCTTCGGAAGATGTTCCAAAAGACAAGTTTCGCGATATCTACCGATCAGGGTCGCTATAATCTTACGGGTCTACTCTTCGAACTCGCCGATGGAAAGTTGACTGTTGTGGCGACAGATGGCCGTCGCATGAGCCTGTACTCAGAAAGAGAAGGTATTCCGAAGGGGGCGAATACCAAAGTCATTATTCCCGGCAAGATGATTACTGAACTCGAGCGTTTACTGGCTGACAATGGCGAGGTGCAGTTGTTCCTTGATGAAGCGCAGGCTGCGTTCCAGTTTGATTCGCTCCGGCTTGTGACCGCGTTGATCGAAGGAAATTTCCCGAATTACGACATGGTGATCCCGAAAAAGCACGATAAAGAAGGAATTATTGCGACCTCGACGTTCATGGAAGCTATGCGCCGTACGCGCACGATGACTAACGACAAGTTCAATTCTGTGCGCATCACCGTGAATGGTTCTGTGATGAAGCTGAATGTTGTAACGCCCGAGGTCGGCGAGTATGAAGAAGAACTCGAAGTTGAGTTTGAGGGCGGTAACCTCGATATTGCGTTTAACCCAGACTATGTCCTCGAAGTATTGCGCCGAATCGAGTCCGAAAAACTGTGTCTCATCTTAAAAGATGCTTCAAGCCCCGGCTTGATAAAACCTTACGAAGAAAAATCCTCCCACCAGTACCTAAATGTGGTGATGCCGATCCGCCTTTAATCCCCACTCTATCTGGTCACATCTGACGGGGTAGTGTTCTGTAATGCGCCGTGCGGTGTATACGGTAAGCTATTCGCAGAATACCCGGATATTACCCAGTTTACGCACCAAAACCCGCCTGTGGATAAGTTACCCTATTCCAGAGCCTATGGAACATCGTTTCACGGGAAGATGTACACTTGTGGGTGTCCTGGCGATTGGATCACTAATCGTGTCCAATTTGTAAATATAATGAATATAATGCTTTATAAAGGAGAAGCGGGTGATCCGATATGTTTTATGGATTTTCCAATAACCCGCTCCGAAACGTAAACTGTGGTCTCTTGTGGTGTGGATAACTTGTGAGTTAAGGACTTTTTGGGTTGCTGGACGTATCCCAGGGTTCGGCTCGACGAAACCAGAAGATACCCCGCTCGCTATGATTCGCTGAGCCGCTCGACCATTCCCTTAATACCACCAAGTGTCATGTCCTCCATATGGAAGATTTGACGAATGCGATTGAGCGTGTAGCCGCCGTAGGCATTCGGCCACGACGTCTTGGCGATAGGGTTGAGCCAGACCGTGTGTTTGAACCGTTCCGCTATTCGGCGCAGCCAATATGCGCTGGGTCGCGCCTCGCGCGCATAGTGATAGAGGGAGCCGTGGGGCATCTCCAACTCTTCCGGGGCCATGGTTGCGTCGCCGAAGAAGACGATGCGGGTATCCGGATTGCGCTGAAGCAGTTGCTCCGTGCCCAGTTTCTTCGTCCGCCGGAAATCCGTATACACGTTCTGATAGATCGTGTTATGAAAATAATAGGTCGTCATGTCCTCGAAGCGCTCGTGCATCTTCTTGAACAGCAGCCGTGTAAGTTGAATGAACGGGTCCATCGAGTAGCCGCCGTTGTCGATCAAGAGCACGATACTGATACGGTCGCGCAACTCACGCTCGA
It includes:
- the dnaN gene encoding DNA polymerase III subunit beta; this translates as MKISIPRQELLDAVNKVKTVVSPKSALPILSHILMEADESQLKLTATDLKVSIECTVDCTVKEAGSLTVSSQRLSSILAELPEGEITLDLAGNNVINLECGKIKTKLFSMSAEEFPPVRAFEGIEPLAIEQKLLRKMFQKTSFAISTDQGRYNLTGLLFELADGKLTVVATDGRRMSLYSEREGIPKGANTKVIIPGKMITELERLLADNGEVQLFLDEAQAAFQFDSLRLVTALIEGNFPNYDMVIPKKHDKEGIIATSTFMEAMRRTRTMTNDKFNSVRITVNGSVMKLNVVTPEVGEYEEELEVEFEGGNLDIAFNPDYVLEVLRRIESEKLCLILKDASSPGLIKPYEEKSSHQYLNVVMPIRL
- a CDS encoding DUF3810 domain-containing protein, which translates into the protein MASVSLHRPNAASAEFAAQGGVHRVTFRRTPRWRFAATGVGCAVAMATLARLMSYIPDRVEELYANGIGARISQALSTLTGVAPFSFAELLIAFVVLWLLAPAIPVVYAVLARRRGVRNAVACGAARTAGFMGFLVAIFYLCWGFNYSRAALPLRIGWDDSGLAALPRMGTREDRDELVALCTQLVFITNHYYTVATGTPEAEGRSELKATVAEIDEALETGFARAARLLDLDPSFAQTRGPAKAVLASRLMSRLGVAGFYSPWTGEANYNYELPPFQLPLTIAHEKAHQRCVSSEDEANFFGFLACALSDNPYTRYSGYLFAQRQLLNELIRIDPAAARALIALRCKGVQSDVLYSKFFWRIFGGRAQDLGRAVNDAYLKANRVDAGMLSYQMSARLLVLFSRQYDGTCVVSSD